The proteins below come from a single Chryseobacterium nepalense genomic window:
- a CDS encoding ATP-grasp domain-containing protein → MEKKTIVCISCYYKGYDFMDEMKNLDNKVILVTSENLKEKNWPWHAIDEVFYMPELKPSVWNLDHLIQGFSHLMQTRKVDAVVALDDYDVEKAALIRETFRIPGMGQTTHRYFRDKLAMRQKAKDSGINVPEFTAVFNNDEVNLFVDKVSPPWVLKPRSEASASGIKKLASKEDLWEELNKLGEERHLFLLESFKPGDVYHVDSLTFNKETTFTSASKYLAPPMQVSHEGGVFRTKTLGRYSDEFKALEAANIKVLSSFGLMHGATHTEFIKSNEDDKYYFLETSSRVGGAHIPDLVEASSSINIWREWARIEDALLKGKHYEVSKPTGYYSGLIIALIKNKNPDYEEFESPETVKFLPIEHHVGIVYKSNDPIIIQERLDSAAEKILAEMLNILPPKSKPTS, encoded by the coding sequence ATGGAGAAGAAAACAATAGTATGTATTTCGTGCTATTATAAGGGGTATGACTTCATGGATGAAATGAAAAACCTCGACAACAAGGTAATTTTGGTGACTTCCGAAAACCTGAAGGAAAAAAACTGGCCATGGCATGCTATCGATGAGGTTTTCTATATGCCCGAGCTAAAACCTTCCGTTTGGAATCTTGATCATCTTATCCAGGGCTTTTCCCACCTCATGCAGACGAGAAAAGTGGATGCTGTGGTTGCCCTTGATGATTATGATGTAGAAAAAGCAGCTCTGATCCGTGAAACATTCCGTATTCCCGGGATGGGCCAGACCACGCACCGATATTTCAGAGATAAATTGGCGATGAGGCAGAAAGCAAAGGATTCTGGAATCAATGTTCCCGAATTTACAGCTGTTTTCAATAATGATGAAGTAAACCTTTTTGTTGATAAAGTATCTCCTCCATGGGTACTGAAACCCCGCTCCGAAGCCTCTGCATCCGGCATCAAAAAACTGGCATCCAAAGAAGACCTTTGGGAAGAACTCAATAAACTTGGTGAAGAACGGCATTTATTTCTGCTGGAAAGCTTTAAGCCCGGCGATGTATATCATGTTGACAGTCTGACTTTTAATAAAGAAACGACTTTCACTTCCGCTTCAAAATATTTAGCACCACCCATGCAGGTTTCTCATGAAGGCGGTGTTTTCAGGACAAAAACCCTGGGAAGATATTCCGATGAATTTAAAGCTCTTGAGGCTGCCAATATAAAAGTCCTTTCCAGCTTTGGACTGATGCACGGTGCAACCCACACAGAGTTCATCAAAAGTAACGAAGACGACAAATATTATTTTCTTGAAACTTCTTCACGTGTGGGAGGCGCCCATATTCCTGATCTGGTAGAAGCATCAAGCAGCATCAATATATGGAGAGAATGGGCCAGAATTGAGGACGCTTTGTTAAAGGGGAAACACTACGAAGTTTCAAAACCTACAGGATACTATTCGGGATTAATTATTGCTTTGATCAAAAACAAAAATCCTGATTATGAAGAATTTGAAAGTCCGGAAACTGTAAAATTCTTACCCATTGAACATCATGTAGGAATTGTTTACAAATCCAATGATCCTATCATTATTCAGGAAAGGCTTGACAGCGCTGCAGAGAAAATCCTTGCCGAAATGCTGAATATTCTTCCTCCTAAAAGTAAACCGACAAGCTGA
- a CDS encoding leucyl aminopeptidase family protein — translation MKLFNKKIKNYTQIFHLFTEEEWNRASKNFNKNITAFFTGKKHEVFINVQDEGVAYFIGLGKEDSPVFEIQQIAVKFSQTQKEKLMAVPTLVVGDFMTEKQFEEFTKGLLLGTYRYPFEKTHAFWNPKFELHFENLSQKKLDMISRKSEALSNGQTACQEWLNKPANLKRPETFSLYLKTIAKKYNFKYTSFNRKKCEELGLGAYLSVNQGSAYDAAFTIIEYKTEVKNSKTFGLVGKCVLFDTGGISLKNPDNMHYMKSDMGGATAVLGALIYAAEMQLPVNIIAILPVTDNAISQNAFLPSDVITAYNGKTIEVLNTDAEGRMILADGLSYLSRNYKTDILIDLATLTGSSVRMFGDTCGAMFSNNEELKNLLIKTGDKTNQRLWNMPLWDIWKDDIRSDVADLKNVSMKPIGDCIVAAKFLEQFIENHPRWAHLDIAGVAFGNVGYAKEKAATGFGVQLLADLIENYH, via the coding sequence ATGAAATTATTCAATAAAAAAATAAAAAATTACACCCAGATATTCCATCTTTTTACAGAAGAAGAATGGAACAGAGCTTCTAAAAATTTCAATAAAAATATTACTGCTTTTTTCACGGGTAAAAAACACGAAGTGTTTATTAATGTGCAGGATGAAGGAGTTGCCTACTTCATTGGCTTAGGGAAAGAAGATTCACCGGTTTTTGAAATTCAGCAGATTGCTGTTAAATTCTCTCAGACGCAAAAAGAAAAGCTGATGGCAGTTCCAACATTGGTTGTTGGAGATTTTATGACGGAAAAGCAGTTTGAGGAATTCACAAAAGGTCTTCTCCTGGGAACATATCGTTATCCTTTTGAGAAAACCCACGCCTTCTGGAATCCAAAATTCGAACTTCATTTTGAAAATTTAAGCCAAAAAAAACTGGATATGATCAGTCGAAAGTCTGAAGCGCTGAGCAACGGACAGACTGCGTGTCAGGAATGGCTCAATAAACCTGCAAATCTTAAAAGACCTGAAACTTTCAGTCTTTATCTAAAAACAATAGCTAAAAAATATAATTTTAAATATACTTCATTCAACAGGAAAAAATGTGAAGAACTGGGCTTAGGAGCTTACCTTTCGGTAAACCAGGGAAGTGCTTATGATGCTGCTTTTACAATTATTGAATATAAAACTGAGGTTAAAAATTCCAAAACATTCGGGCTTGTAGGAAAATGTGTTCTTTTCGACACGGGCGGAATTTCCCTGAAAAATCCGGATAATATGCATTATATGAAGTCGGATATGGGTGGGGCGACAGCCGTTTTAGGAGCCTTAATATATGCAGCAGAAATGCAGCTTCCTGTGAATATCATTGCAATTCTTCCAGTTACAGACAACGCGATTTCTCAGAATGCTTTCCTGCCAAGCGACGTCATTACAGCCTACAACGGGAAAACCATCGAAGTCCTGAATACAGACGCAGAAGGGAGAATGATTCTTGCAGACGGACTTTCTTACTTATCAAGAAACTACAAAACAGATATTCTTATTGATCTGGCTACCTTAACAGGCAGTTCGGTAAGAATGTTCGGTGATACCTGCGGAGCGATGTTTTCCAATAATGAAGAGCTGAAAAATCTTCTTATAAAAACCGGTGACAAAACCAACCAGCGTCTTTGGAATATGCCACTTTGGGATATCTGGAAAGATGATATCCGTTCTGATGTTGCCGATCTTAAAAACGTATCCATGAAACCTATTGGAGACTGTATTGTTGCCGCCAAATTTTTGGAGCAATTCATTGAAAACCATCCAAGATGGGCACATCTTGATATTGCCGGAGTGGCTTTCGGAAATGTAGGATATGCCAAAGAAAAAGCAGCTACTGGCTTTGGAGTGCAGTTACTGGCAGATTTAATTGAAAATTATCACTAA
- a CDS encoding ATP-grasp domain-containing protein — MVKKVGILFGMEDTFPWAFIDKVNELGKGEIIAEPVSIDKLEQGADYGYAVIIDRISQDVPFYRAYLKNAALNGTYVINNPFWWSADEKFFNNALMTKLGIPLPKTVLLPSYERPENTSETSFRNLKFPHDWDYIFNYVGFPAYMKPHDGGGWRNVYRVESPEDLWAKHSETEQLVMMVQEEIIFDDYYRVYCLGKKYVHIMPYEPRNVHHLRYATTHKTQGEELEKLLKTIHDYTITMNEALGYDFNTVEFAVRDGIPYAIDFCNPAPDADRNSVGEENFAWIVEHAAKLALEKAKEYVPGKPNISWGTFVKDSVQ; from the coding sequence ATGGTTAAAAAAGTTGGAATACTATTCGGAATGGAAGATACTTTTCCCTGGGCATTTATTGATAAGGTAAATGAACTCGGTAAAGGCGAAATTATTGCAGAACCGGTAAGTATTGATAAACTTGAACAAGGCGCAGATTACGGATATGCCGTAATTATTGACAGAATTTCCCAGGATGTTCCGTTTTACAGAGCTTATCTTAAAAATGCTGCATTAAATGGTACCTATGTCATCAATAACCCGTTTTGGTGGAGTGCCGATGAAAAGTTTTTCAATAATGCTCTGATGACAAAACTTGGGATCCCATTACCTAAAACCGTACTGCTTCCTTCTTATGAAAGACCGGAGAACACTTCGGAAACATCTTTCAGAAATTTAAAATTTCCTCACGACTGGGATTATATTTTTAATTACGTAGGTTTTCCAGCTTACATGAAACCTCACGATGGCGGAGGATGGAGAAATGTATACCGCGTAGAAAGTCCTGAAGATCTTTGGGCAAAGCATTCGGAAACAGAACAGCTGGTGATGATGGTACAGGAAGAAATAATTTTTGATGATTATTACAGAGTATATTGTCTGGGTAAAAAATATGTTCACATTATGCCCTATGAACCCCGAAACGTACACCATCTACGATATGCAACAACGCATAAAACCCAGGGTGAAGAGCTGGAAAAATTATTAAAAACCATTCATGATTATACCATTACAATGAATGAAGCCTTAGGCTATGATTTCAATACGGTAGAATTTGCCGTGCGGGACGGAATTCCTTACGCCATCGACTTCTGCAATCCTGCCCCGGATGCAGACAGGAATTCTGTAGGTGAAGAAAACTTTGCATGGATTGTTGAGCATGCCGCAAAACTTGCTCTGGAAAAAGCAAAAGAATACGTTCCGGGAAAACCGAATATCTCCTGGGGAACTTTCGTAAAAGATTCTGTACAATAA
- a CDS encoding glycogen synthase, producing MVIYHLSTECYPVAKVGGLADVVGALPKYQNKIKDIEAKVVMPWYNKSFVYDHEFDIVFDGFIHQGGNMLQVQVLKEKSNVLGFELYMVKIPGLLDRDNPYGYQDENFQFLGFQHGVLHWLSAMNIRPDVLHCHDYHTGLVPFMIEYCPEFSSLKGVKTIATIHNGEYQGMMSWEMARFLPSFDQYKWGLMDWNGLINPLASMIKCAHAFTTVSQGYLEELYVSFRGLESLVRDEFGKAYGIINGIDTEVWNPETDPMLDFNFNSKNAVEQKRKGKEKLCKEYGLKPELPLFAFIGRFATEKGADLLPDIVWKSIKQSYGALNIMVLGSGNSYIENKLKEYDYTYTNFALDLGYKEHLSHKIYASADFLLMPSRVEPCGLNQMYSMRYGTVPIVRYTGGLRDTVADISTGGAGINFSYPGIDDVIHAMNRALMLYNQKDVMENLIHANMNFDFSWEKSAEKYIALYKN from the coding sequence ATGGTAATTTATCATCTAAGCACGGAATGTTATCCGGTGGCAAAAGTAGGAGGCTTGGCCGATGTAGTGGGCGCTTTGCCGAAATATCAGAATAAAATTAAAGATATTGAAGCGAAGGTTGTTATGCCCTGGTACAACAAATCTTTTGTCTACGATCATGAGTTTGACATAGTTTTTGATGGCTTTATTCACCAGGGAGGAAATATGCTTCAGGTGCAGGTTTTAAAGGAGAAATCAAATGTTTTGGGCTTCGAACTGTACATGGTAAAAATCCCGGGACTTTTAGACAGAGACAATCCTTACGGCTACCAGGACGAAAATTTTCAGTTTTTAGGTTTTCAGCATGGCGTTCTTCACTGGTTAAGTGCGATGAATATCCGTCCGGATGTTTTACACTGCCATGATTATCATACAGGATTGGTTCCTTTTATGATTGAATATTGTCCTGAATTTTCTTCCCTTAAAGGAGTGAAAACTATAGCAACAATCCACAACGGCGAATATCAGGGAATGATGAGCTGGGAAATGGCTAGGTTTCTTCCATCCTTCGATCAGTATAAATGGGGATTAATGGATTGGAACGGACTGATCAATCCTCTCGCAAGCATGATCAAATGTGCCCATGCTTTTACAACCGTTTCTCAGGGCTATCTTGAAGAGCTGTATGTAAGCTTCCGCGGTCTTGAAAGTCTTGTAAGGGACGAATTTGGTAAGGCATACGGAATTATCAACGGAATTGATACCGAAGTTTGGAACCCGGAAACCGACCCGATGCTGGATTTTAATTTTAACAGTAAAAATGCTGTTGAGCAGAAAAGGAAAGGCAAAGAAAAACTTTGTAAAGAATATGGATTGAAGCCTGAGCTTCCTTTGTTTGCCTTTATCGGAAGATTTGCCACAGAAAAAGGCGCCGATCTTCTTCCTGATATTGTCTGGAAAAGCATTAAACAAAGCTACGGTGCACTCAATATCATGGTTTTAGGATCCGGTAACAGTTATATTGAAAATAAGCTTAAAGAATACGATTATACGTATACCAATTTTGCTTTGGATTTAGGATATAAGGAACATCTTTCCCATAAAATATACGCTTCGGCGGATTTTTTGCTGATGCCTTCAAGGGTAGAGCCTTGTGGTCTCAATCAGATGTACTCCATGAGATACGGAACGGTACCGATTGTACGCTACACCGGAGGTCTGAGAGATACAGTAGCTGATATTTCCACGGGTGGAGCAGGGATTAATTTTAGCTATCCCGGAATAGATGATGTAATCCATGCCATGAACAGGGCATTAATGCTTTACAATCAAAAGGATGTAATGGAAAATCTGATTCATGCCAATATGAATTTTGATTTTTCATGGGAAAAGTCAGCAGAAAAATATATAGCTTTATATAAAAATTAA
- the glgB gene encoding 1,4-alpha-glucan branching protein GlgB, producing the protein MNSVKTYTLFTDQDIYLFREGKHYKLYDKFGAHSAEKEGIPGVYFSVWAPNAKKVSVIGNFNNWNSKDHILFPRWDGSGIWEGFIAGLTWGTLYKYAIETAGGEILEKSDPYALSWEQNIQAASLFSTTWYEWNDKEWMDRRWKKNSLTAPLSVYELHIASWMRNEEDPEKFLNYRDIAERLVPYIKEMEFTHVEFMPVMEYPYDPSWGYQITGFFAATSRFGSPQDLMFLIDELHRNNIGVILDWVPSHFPGDANGLHRFDGSYLYEHEDPRKGFHPDWKSYIFNYGRNEVKSFLISNAMFWLERYHADGLRVDAVTSMLHLDYSRNEGEWEPNIYGGNVNLEAKTFLQEFNTAVYKEFGDSIITIAEESSDFPMLTKPVHNGGVGFGMKWMMGWMHDTLDYFKKDPIDRKFYHHKLTFASMYMYNENYMMPLSHDEVVHGKSSLIYKMFGDEWQKFANLRALYVYMFTHPGAKLLFMGDEFGQTNEWNFKKSLDWHLLVYPVHKGLQKLVKDLNHIYRNETAFYENQFSPEGFEWIQADDVDNSVYIYLRKGKRKDDSYMVILNLTPRVIDYKIGVAAGTHWEVILNSDDEQYAGSGVKADIFNEQYEEYMGHQKSISLNLPPMAGIILKRKDKQYKQNRIKHHKR; encoded by the coding sequence ATGAATTCGGTTAAAACATATACACTTTTTACGGATCAAGATATTTATCTTTTCAGAGAAGGTAAACATTATAAGCTGTATGATAAATTCGGGGCACATTCTGCTGAAAAAGAAGGAATACCGGGTGTTTACTTTTCGGTCTGGGCTCCTAATGCCAAAAAAGTTTCAGTAATCGGAAATTTCAACAACTGGAATTCCAAAGATCATATTCTTTTTCCCAGATGGGACGGCTCAGGAATCTGGGAGGGTTTCATTGCCGGTCTTACTTGGGGAACCTTGTATAAATATGCCATAGAAACTGCCGGAGGAGAAATTCTTGAAAAAAGTGATCCTTATGCATTAAGCTGGGAACAGAATATTCAGGCAGCATCTTTGTTTTCAACAACATGGTATGAATGGAATGACAAAGAATGGATGGACCGCCGCTGGAAAAAAAACAGCCTTACAGCTCCGCTTTCCGTATATGAGCTTCATATTGCTTCCTGGATGAGAAATGAGGAAGATCCTGAAAAATTTTTAAATTATCGCGATATAGCGGAAAGGCTCGTACCTTATATCAAAGAAATGGAATTCACGCACGTTGAATTTATGCCTGTTATGGAGTATCCGTATGACCCGAGCTGGGGATATCAGATTACCGGTTTTTTTGCGGCCACTTCACGTTTCGGATCGCCTCAGGATCTGATGTTTTTAATTGATGAGCTTCACCGCAACAATATCGGAGTGATTCTGGACTGGGTTCCGTCCCATTTTCCTGGTGATGCCAACGGATTACACAGATTCGACGGTTCTTACCTGTATGAACATGAAGATCCGAGAAAAGGTTTTCATCCCGACTGGAAATCCTATATTTTCAATTACGGAAGAAATGAAGTAAAATCTTTTTTAATTTCAAATGCTATGTTTTGGCTGGAACGTTATCATGCAGACGGACTGCGTGTGGATGCGGTTACTTCCATGCTCCATCTCGACTATTCCAGAAATGAGGGCGAATGGGAACCCAATATCTATGGGGGAAATGTAAATCTGGAAGCAAAAACGTTCTTACAGGAATTTAATACGGCAGTGTATAAAGAGTTTGGTGATTCCATTATTACCATCGCTGAAGAGAGTTCGGATTTTCCAATGCTTACTAAACCTGTTCACAATGGAGGTGTAGGTTTTGGTATGAAATGGATGATGGGCTGGATGCACGATACACTGGATTATTTTAAAAAAGATCCTATTGACAGAAAATTTTATCATCATAAATTGACTTTTGCTTCCATGTACATGTATAATGAAAATTATATGATGCCTTTATCTCATGATGAGGTCGTACATGGTAAATCAAGCCTGATTTACAAGATGTTTGGTGACGAATGGCAGAAATTTGCCAATCTCCGGGCACTGTATGTGTATATGTTTACGCATCCTGGAGCCAAACTTTTATTCATGGGCGATGAGTTCGGGCAGACCAATGAATGGAATTTCAAAAAAAGTCTGGACTGGCATTTGCTTGTATATCCCGTTCATAAAGGATTGCAGAAACTGGTAAAAGATCTTAATCATATCTACAGGAATGAAACTGCTTTTTACGAAAATCAGTTTTCGCCGGAAGGCTTTGAATGGATACAGGCAGATGATGTGGATAACTCTGTCTACATCTACTTGAGAAAGGGAAAGCGAAAAGATGATTCATACATGGTAATTCTTAACCTGACTCCAAGAGTTATTGATTACAAAATTGGTGTAGCTGCAGGAACCCATTGGGAAGTAATTCTAAATTCCGATGATGAGCAGTATGCAGGAAGCGGCGTGAAAGCCGATATTTTTAATGAACAGTATGAGGAGTATATGGGACATCAGAAATCTATAAGCCTTAATCTTCCTCCGATGGCAGGGATTATTTTAAAAAGAAAAGACAAGCAATACAAGCAAAATAGAATTAAACACCACAAAAGATAA
- a CDS encoding alpha/beta hydrolase-fold protein, producing the protein MRFKLRTEEHDERNIYLTGNFNSWNPKEEQYRLDQLDPENYSIEIKDEFLPELIEYKFTKGGWENVELDQYGNITPNRKINKSEAETSDVVKKWRLNWGPFKKEFFPIAEVISEAFYIPQLERHRKIWALLPYDYYVSGKSYPVLYLQDAQNLFNEGSDYGNWEIDKKLSLLTEYGRGDIIIIAIEHGSEDRIKEYIFDNDHIANGSEGKKYIRFITDTLKPFVDENYRTKKDRDNTGIGGSSLGALISIYSGFLYPEVYSKLLIFSPSLWVEPNNNFPMMNFRVPFDMKIYLYGGGKEGSKMVKRIHIFEEYLKQWEKKNLFDFEFRTSINPEGTHSEFYWSQEFPRAIEWLYYNSKENPVEVKSRQKINKN; encoded by the coding sequence ATGAGATTTAAACTCCGTACCGAAGAACATGATGAAAGAAATATCTACCTTACCGGAAATTTCAACAGCTGGAATCCGAAAGAAGAACAATATAGACTTGATCAGCTGGATCCCGAAAACTATTCCATCGAAATTAAAGATGAGTTTCTGCCTGAATTAATTGAATATAAATTCACCAAAGGCGGCTGGGAAAATGTGGAGCTCGACCAATACGGAAATATTACACCCAACAGAAAGATCAATAAATCCGAAGCTGAAACTTCAGATGTGGTAAAAAAATGGAGACTCAATTGGGGACCTTTTAAAAAAGAGTTTTTTCCTATTGCAGAAGTTATTTCCGAAGCATTTTATATTCCCCAGCTCGAGCGTCACCGTAAAATCTGGGCCCTTCTCCCCTATGATTATTATGTATCAGGCAAGAGCTATCCGGTTCTTTATCTTCAGGATGCCCAGAATCTTTTTAATGAAGGAAGTGACTACGGAAACTGGGAGATCGACAAAAAGTTATCTCTGCTGACGGAATACGGACGTGGTGATATCATCATCATCGCTATTGAACACGGAAGCGAAGACCGGATAAAAGAATACATTTTTGATAACGATCATATAGCAAACGGCTCTGAAGGCAAGAAATACATCCGTTTCATCACCGATACGCTTAAACCTTTTGTTGACGAAAACTACCGTACCAAAAAAGACCGGGACAATACCGGAATCGGCGGAAGCTCTCTGGGAGCACTGATTAGTATTTACAGCGGTTTTCTATATCCTGAAGTATACTCTAAACTGCTTATTTTTTCACCTTCGTTGTGGGTTGAGCCTAACAATAATTTCCCAATGATGAATTTCAGGGTTCCTTTTGACATGAAAATTTATTTATATGGCGGAGGTAAAGAAGGCTCTAAAATGGTAAAAAGAATTCATATTTTCGAAGAATACCTGAAACAATGGGAAAAGAAAAACCTTTTCGATTTCGAATTCAGGACAAGTATAAATCCGGAAGGCACACACAGTGAATTTTACTGGTCTCAGGAGTTTCCAAGAGCTATCGAATGGCTCTATTATAATAGTAAAGAAAATCCTGTAGAAGTAAAATCCCGGCAAAAAATCAATAAAAATTAA
- a CDS encoding alpha/beta hydrolase-fold protein codes for MPHIEHTDYYSHILGTSIKVEVTGHYGYPIIMFPTSQGLYTQNHDFQLNGSINWFVEQGKVKLYNIQTIDSWSFYDDNIPPHHRIKNYERYVQFLIQEFVPYIQKIHKTHRVAVAGASFGGYHAANFAFRFPDVVSHLFCLSGAFSIRNFMEGYSDDLVYFNCPREFVKNDEAWKYKHMHIVLSTSDQDICRDKNIEMAEILRSKGIDFWYDERKWINHDWPLWRMVFPTFIGAFFS; via the coding sequence ATGCCACATATAGAACATACAGATTATTATTCACATATTTTGGGAACAAGCATCAAAGTGGAAGTTACCGGACATTACGGCTACCCAATTATTATGTTTCCTACCTCACAGGGGCTTTATACACAAAACCACGATTTTCAACTGAACGGAAGTATCAACTGGTTTGTGGAGCAGGGAAAGGTTAAACTTTATAATATCCAGACTATCGACAGCTGGAGCTTTTATGATGATAATATTCCGCCTCACCATAGAATTAAAAACTATGAAAGATACGTCCAGTTTCTGATTCAGGAATTTGTACCCTATATTCAAAAAATTCATAAAACTCATCGCGTTGCGGTTGCAGGAGCAAGTTTCGGGGGCTATCATGCGGCTAATTTTGCTTTCAGGTTTCCGGATGTTGTCTCGCATCTGTTCTGCCTTTCGGGCGCTTTCAGTATCAGAAATTTCATGGAAGGATATTCCGATGATCTCGTGTATTTTAATTGTCCGAGAGAATTTGTAAAGAATGATGAAGCCTGGAAATACAAGCATATGCATATTGTACTAAGTACTTCCGACCAGGACATCTGCAGGGATAAAAACATTGAAATGGCGGAAATCCTGCGTTCCAAAGGAATTGACTTCTGGTATGATGAAAGAAAATGGATTAACCACGACTGGCCACTGTGGAGAATGGTTTTCCCAACATTTATCGGAGCATTTTTCTCTTAA
- a CDS encoding glucose-1-phosphate adenylyltransferase gives MNRNVISIVLGGGRGTRLFPLTFTRSKPAVPIAGKYRLVDIPISNCLNSGMNKILVLTQFNSASLNSHIKNSYHFDIFSKGFVDILAAEQNVENENWYQGTADAVRQSMKHLEKYDYDYILILSGDQLYQMDFKEMLDFHIEKGGDVTIATIPVNAKDATGFGILSSDDEGNITSFVEKPGYDILDGLKSEVSEENKHAGKEYLASMGIYIFTKSILKKMFDEGAGDDFGKDIIPNSIGKYTTLSYQYEGYWTDIGTIESFYEANLDLCQDFPQFNLFSSSPIYTRARMLPPSKINGSYVSKAVFGDGCIIMADKIENSVIGNRTRIDKGSTIVNSYVMGADFYQDPAEIINNDRNGQPNMGIGKYCYIEKAILDKNCHIGDNVRIIGGKHISDGDYGTYSVQDGIIVVKKGAVLTPGTHIG, from the coding sequence ATGAATCGCAATGTCATTTCCATTGTTTTAGGAGGAGGTAGAGGAACAAGGTTGTTCCCATTAACGTTCACAAGATCTAAACCGGCAGTTCCCATCGCCGGAAAATACAGGTTGGTAGATATTCCTATTTCCAACTGTTTAAATTCAGGAATGAACAAAATCCTGGTTTTAACGCAATTTAATTCTGCCTCTTTAAACTCACACATTAAAAACTCTTACCATTTTGATATTTTCAGCAAAGGTTTTGTAGATATTCTTGCCGCAGAACAGAACGTTGAAAATGAAAACTGGTATCAGGGAACGGCTGACGCAGTACGCCAGTCAATGAAACATTTAGAAAAATATGATTATGATTATATCTTGATTCTTTCGGGAGACCAGCTTTACCAGATGGATTTCAAAGAAATGCTGGATTTCCATATCGAAAAAGGAGGCGACGTTACTATTGCAACCATTCCGGTAAACGCCAAGGATGCTACAGGTTTTGGAATTTTGAGTTCTGATGACGAAGGCAACATCACCTCTTTTGTTGAAAAACCGGGATATGATATCTTAGATGGTTTAAAATCTGAAGTTTCGGAAGAAAACAAACATGCGGGAAAAGAATATCTGGCTTCAATGGGGATTTATATCTTCACCAAAAGCATTTTGAAAAAAATGTTTGATGAAGGAGCCGGAGACGATTTCGGAAAAGACATTATCCCTAATTCCATCGGGAAATATACTACGTTAAGCTATCAGTATGAAGGCTACTGGACAGACATCGGAACCATAGAATCTTTCTACGAAGCAAACCTGGATCTTTGCCAGGACTTTCCTCAGTTTAATCTTTTCTCTTCATCACCAATCTATACGAGAGCTAGAATGCTTCCGCCATCCAAAATTAACGGTTCTTACGTAAGTAAGGCGGTTTTCGGTGACGGATGTATTATTATGGCAGATAAAATCGAAAATTCCGTAATCGGAAACAGAACAAGAATCGATAAGGGAAGTACCATCGTAAATTCTTACGTTATGGGCGCTGATTTTTATCAGGATCCTGCAGAAATTATCAACAATGACAGAAATGGGCAGCCTAATATGGGAATTGGAAAATACTGCTATATTGAAAAAGCAATTTTAGATAAAAACTGCCACATTGGCGACAATGTACGCATCATTGGAGGAAAACATATCAGTGACGGCGACTACGGTACATACTCCGTTCAGGACGGTATTATTGTAGTGAAAAAGGGTGCGGTACTTACACCGGGAACTCATATCGGATAA